The Thunnus albacares chromosome 13, fThuAlb1.1, whole genome shotgun sequence genome segment atatattCTATACTAATATATCAGGGGTCATTCTGTTGCACACTGagtacttttaattttaatatgcCTACtgaaagtacattttactgataatgCTTGTGTAAACTACTTTACTTAAAGGATAGATTCGCAAATTTTCAAACCtttcttaaaataatagtcaagtgcccaaatgaacattgtgtctcaatggacagtgttttcctgttcagctacagtggaaggattgtaacaaaaagagggaatgtgGCACCAAAaaacagtaactttgaaagatattgacttgatttgactaatttagacgactgaagcttcattaCAGccttaaataaacttttaaaaacgtATTTTGCACAAAAGGAATCTTGTGGATATTGTCCCCCATTATTTaaattgaaagtgcattatgaatgGATCTCTTAATGGGCAGTATGAtaaggaggaatgattacaacaagaaaaacgtGTCAacgttcatttgggcacctgactgttgttttaagacagacttgaaaaattgtgaacgtaTTTTAGGTAAAATCTTGAATTCACCTTTACATGTAACGGAATATTTCTAATATGTGGTATCGCTATCTTTTTTAATAGAGTAAATAATCTGAATTTAAATAATCTAAATTTGAACGGGACCGTACTACATTACCCGGCTGCCTTTGCTTCAACGTCATTTGGTGAATATGTTTGATCCAGCTGGGCCACCATacttgttgtgtttgtgttagtgaAAACAAAGATGGCGAACGAACTGGACAGAGTGCGAATCTCAGCTGCGGAACTCCGAGCTGAAGCGTCGAATTCAGTCAATATTACTGACTGTCAGAAAGGTGAGAGGAAGCCAGACAGATATTTGGAAGTAATACAATTGTGAAAAAGTCGATAAATTCAAGCGAAGAAATATGTCAAGTTATCTCAAAGTAGCCTGCGGAGTTGCTAAGTTTGCAACAAGCTATTGTTGTTAGCTAGCTGTGCGTTCTCTGGTCCCGCGCGGTCCGTTTTAAACGCCCCCTTCAAACAAACGACTCCAGATAATTTCTCTGCGACCGTTGCCACAATTTAATCCAGTTTTTTAAATCCCTCgtagtttttcttttacttactttgagtattttaaacacattagTAGGAGGAATTTGTCGTTTATATGTGGATGTAACGTTAAGCAGTGAGCTCAACTCTTGTCGCTAAACGTCAGAGCACTTGCTAACGTCAACTAACAGTCAGTTAACCATAAACGTTACAAATACGTGCAGCGCCGAAGAAAACTCAAGAGTTATTTGAACCCTCTTTATCAAAGTATCATTAGTCCAAACAGTGGTGTGCGTTTCTCTCTTATGCGAAGTATTGCAGGTTATTTGCAGCTGCAGTGTAACATTGAAAGCCTACATTTTGAACAACTCCACCCACGGAGTGCTCGCTGACATGTGCTGTACTTAAGATACCGTAGTTTCGCTTTGAAAGACGCTGTCAACAGGCAACTTTTTTATTGGTaattaatagttttttaaaacGGGTAGCGCAAATGTAGCCAGCGCGTGAATGTGTGCACGTCTGTCTCCCACCTAGCCTCTGATTCAGAACATGTAGAAACGCTGACATCTCGAGTGACTTGGTTTCAATCAAGAACAGTAAAATTGAACTTATCCTACGAGGGACGAACCTAACGATAGTTTTCATAATCGGTTAATCTGTCGATGATTTTtttgattagtcatttggttAGTTAAATGTGCGAAAAcctgaaaatgaggaaatatggccatcactgtttccaaaagctaaaggtgacgtcctcaaatgtctggttttgtctagaccaacagtcaacaatccaaagatattcagtttatcatcggtgaagaataaagaaaccaggaaatattcactcATATTATAATACATTCACTTGAGAGgctggaaagaaagaaatgacatAATTGATGAGCAAAATTGTTgccaacttttatttttttgttgatcaGTTAagtgactaatcattgcagctctatatcCCACTAACATAAAGTATTGCCTGTGTAGCCAAAGTGTGTTGTATGTTATTCCTCTGTGACATAGCCCTCTCTTATTGTTCAAAGCttatgaaaaacacatcagtgagacACACCGTTGTACATAGgaactgtaatttatttttttaaattttttttttgtattttttatccAACATACCCCATTCTGCTGCCATGCATACCCACAAGCACCAAATAGCCTACTTAATtacaactgaaaacatcaacaaataTGCAATTTACTCCTATTAGAGTAATGTTGCTAGAAATTACAGAGAACAGGAAATGGCTGAGCCCTTTTTAGATATGTACACTATGTATTTGTGAcccattttaaagatttacctCTTAACTAAAAATTAATGGGCTTAGGGTTGAGTGCCACAGACATGGTAAGGAAGCTGGGTAGTACAGAGAGATGATCTAAGACATTGCTTGATCTTACTTgtcattggatttgttgacaaggaGAAATTCAGAATATGCCAACCTTATCCTTCAATTCACATGCTCCATTTTTATCGTTTTGTTGACTGGATGTCTCTATAAGCATCACAacgtctttttttctttgtgtgtttgttctttcaGCGGAAGAGCATCAGGAGCCTCACACACAGAAGCAACACAAGAGACGTGAAGGAAAGCATCCCGATCTGCAGCGCTACCATCCGGTGCCTGGGCATGGACGGCGTCACCGTGAAAGTGAGGAGGGAGAGACTGGTCAAAGTGAAGGCTGTGTTCCCCTGGCCTCTGATTCACATGTCCCTGATcaaacatcaaaatcaaaagatGACAATAAGAGTGTCTCTGATACAGTTTTGGAGAGACATGGGTGCACAGATGGTGGGATGAGTACCAACAAAAAGGATGAAAACAGAATGAGAGGTGATGGTAGTAATACTCAGAACTGTAGAAAGGACACCCACCCACACGCTAAAACAGAAGTAAATCAGGATAAGGACTTTGTTGAAAATGACAGAGAACATCAGGAACCTTCTGGAGCTGCTAAGCCAACAAAGAAAGCCCGCAAACCAGACAGAGAATTTTATCAACCTGGGAGCCGGAGGAGCATCCAGGGAAAGGACTGTGGAGTTGGAAGAGAGCAGGATAAGCCTCCCCCGAGAAAGCATGACCAGAAAATTGATCCAGAATCTCAGTGTAGTACAgaggaaagggagagaaaacaaaaaacatgtataCAAAAACAGGGAGGGAAAGACAAAGATGTAAAAGGTATtcaggaaaatgtaaaattggCTAAATCCAGtgagacaaacagaaagcaaGGAagcagagatgtggaaaaacCTCCATTACCCTTGGATGCTACAGTGGAGAAACTTACTAGCAAAGTAGAAAGACTCAGTGTCAAAGAAAAGGGCAAAGTGGGAGCTGAAGGCCAAGATGATGAAGAGGCAAGTTGCAGGAGTGGGGAAAAAACTGATAAGGGGAGGAGAGGCCAAGGGGGTGGaacaaaagaggaggaagaaaaggtggagaggaaaagggaaaagggaaatcgcaggagaagaggaggggagagggaaaaagagaggaatCAGGACTCCAGAAGAGGAGATGATGAAGTAAGTGGTGGAGGAAAGAGTGACCGGGGAAAAGCTgagaaggaaagagacaaaagatCATTAGAGGCCGATAGAGATAACAAACCAGGTAAGACAGGAGAGACACACCAAagcaaaggaagagagaatcgcagagaaagagaaagcagaagaggggacaacaacaacaacaaccggTCCAGAGATGTTGAGAAAGATGCtaagacagaaagaaatgtaGACAGAGCTGTAGAAAGAAGTGATAGAAACAAATCCAATGCAAACATCACAACACCAACCTCAAAGCGCTATTCCAAATCAGATATTCGACGCTCACGGAATCGAACTTACAGCAGTAGCTCAGCCAGCAGTGTGACCAGCCTGGACGGTCCTGGACTAGGGAAGAATGCAGAGGGCTCCAAATGGTTACGCTTGGAGTCCAGGCACAATAACAAAGAGGGGATGGCTAATAGCGGAGAGGGACGAAGGAGTCATTTACAGAGCTGGACAACCAACGGGGAATCATCTACCGAATCACTGGAAGGAAGTGAGATGAGTGACGTAGTagaggacagaaggaggagaaggggaggTGGGGAGGAAGAGCTGAGTGCAGAGAGGCGGagggaagaaagaaacagaccAAAGGGAAACAAAGGTGGAGGTCGTGGAATCCTAAGGGTTTCTCTTGAGAAACAGGCAGTTCCCTCGTCGCATAGTGGAGATGCACAACATCGCAAACAAGGCTTGGTTCCTCGTGGCAGAGGTGGGGGTATCCTGGTGCTTCCAGCCCGCACCGACATCTCTAATTCACCTGAGGTTGGGCAAAGGCTTTTTGGTGGAATTAGGGGAGGAGCAGCTTGCAGGAGTAGAGGAGGCAGGGGAGGAGGAGTGAGACGACTTTGGGATCCAAATAACCCTGACCAGAAACCTGCTCTTACCCGCACCCAGTCCTCCCAGCATTCATCTCTCCAACAGCCTATATATCTTCAGTCAGGCGCTGGATATGGACAACTTCACTTTCTGGACACTGACGACGAGGTATCAGGCAGTCCTCCAGTCCCACAAGGTGAGCATTTCCGATCCCAGCAGGCTGCTGCCATGGCCTACTACAAGTTCCAAAACTCTGACAACCCCTACTGCTATCCAATGGCCACCAGCAACCCACATAATCCCAGCACCACCACCAGCCAGCGCTATACATATCCTTATCACATGGGGCCCTACCAAATGGCTCCACCTAATGGTGTGTACCCAGGCCCTGCTGTGGGTCAGTTCTGTGGTAGTTATAGGGGCGCAGGTTATTCCCAGCCAGGTGCAGGAGGTGGTTTGCCATTTGAAGAAGTGGAGCAACAAGCAAGAGGGGAGCTGGGGAGGCTGCTGAGGGCTGCAGATGCACAAGAGCTCCAGCTCAGTAACCTGCTGTCCAGGGACAGAGTGAGTGCAGATGGACTGGATCGCATGGCCCAGCTCAGGTGAGGATTTGGAGAAAGAGATGTGTGACAGTGGGAAGAGAAAAAGTAGATATTGAAAAAGTCTGATAagaattgtctttttttttttagagctgaCCTTTTGGGGCTATATGAGCAGGTCATCCTGACAGACATTGAACTGTCAGACTCTCAGAACGTGGATCAGGCTTTGTGGAAGCATGTCTTTTACCAAGTCATAGAACGCTTCAGGCAGCTACTCAAAGACCCCACCTTTGACAACACCCCTCATATCAGGAACATGCTGCTCACGCTGCTTGATGAGGTAACAAATGTGTGAGAAATTTGGACAGGGGCACGGTTTCACCAAGCATagataaattctgttaaatttgtTTCATCACTAAAACTTCACTTCTCCATTGTGATTATTGTCTGTGTTTTACAGGGAGCACTATTCTTTGATGCGCTGCTTCAGAAGCTGCAAACAGTATACCAGTTTAAGCTAGAAGATTACATGGATGGCATGGCTATCAGGGCTCGGCCATTACGCAAAACGGTACGACCTTGCTcctttcagtctgtgtgtgtgtgtgtgtgtgtgtgtgtgtgtgtgtgtgtgtgtgtgtgtgtgtgtgtgtgtgtgtgtgtgtgtgtgtgtgtgtgtaaatgcactTACCATGTGTTCAAAAACTTGTCCAATAATATATCTTAATAAAAAGATCTTGAATTGGGAGGCACTTAACAGAACTCAAGTGAAAAGTCTGTTGTTACATATGGCTTTGTTCAAGGTTTGTTGAGGGTGTGTCATAGAAAACATATATTGAAGtttatacctgcaaaactaatgatattcccatcagcctcggTTTAATtggaaaatgttagcatgctaacacgctaaactaagatggtgaacatggtaaacattctacctactaaacatcagcatgttagcattgtcattgtgagcatgaaAGAATGTTGACATcagcatttagttcaaagcactGCGGTGCCTgtttacagcctcacagagatactagcatggctgtaaactCCTGGTCTTATTCAAAgtaatatgtaaaaaaaagtaatagtTGTCATAGTCAtgaatttatatttgtaattgtGTCTACAATTATGTCCTATCTGAATTTTGTATGTAGtgaatttttaaagtttttttttgtgtttttgtgtttctcaggTAAAGTATGCACTTATCAGTGCTCAGCGCTGTATGATTTGTCAAGGAGATATAGCACGTTACCGGGAACAAGCCAGTGACTCTGCCAACTACGGCAAGGCCCGCAGGTAGGCTGTTATTTCAGCGTTCTCTATGTACTATGAAATTTCTTACACACATTGAAGAGCACAGGATGTGTACTGGTATAAAACTTTAGATTTTCTCTGAGTCAGGAGGCTACCAGTATCACAATCTGAATGAGTGACCAGGAGTCAGGACTAGCTTTTTCACTATTGGACaattttt includes the following:
- the smg6 gene encoding telomerase-binding protein EST1A, which codes for MANELDRVRISAAELRAEASNSVNITDCQKAEEHQEPHTQKQHKRREGKHPDLQRYHPVPGHGRRHRESEEGETGQSEGCVPLASDSHVPDQTSKSKDDNKSVSDTVLERHGCTDGGMSTNKKDENRMRGDGSNTQNCRKDTHPHAKTEVNQDKDFVENDREHQEPSGAAKPTKKARKPDREFYQPGSRRSIQGKDCGVGREQDKPPPRKHDQKIDPESQCSTEERERKQKTCIQKQGGKDKDVKGIQENVKLAKSSETNRKQGSRDVEKPPLPLDATVEKLTSKVERLSVKEKGKVGAEGQDDEEASCRSGEKTDKGRRGQGGGTKEEEEKVERKREKGNRRRRGGEREKERNQDSRRGDDEVSGGGKSDRGKAEKERDKRSLEADRDNKPGKTGETHQSKGRENRRERESRRGDNNNNNRSRDVEKDAKTERNVDRAVERSDRNKSNANITTPTSKRYSKSDIRRSRNRTYSSSSASSVTSLDGPGLGKNAEGSKWLRLESRHNNKEGMANSGEGRRSHLQSWTTNGESSTESLEGSEMSDVVEDRRRRRGGGEEELSAERRREERNRPKGNKGGGRGILRVSLEKQAVPSSHSGDAQHRKQGLVPRGRGGGILVLPARTDISNSPEVGQRLFGGIRGGAACRSRGGRGGGVRRLWDPNNPDQKPALTRTQSSQHSSLQQPIYLQSGAGYGQLHFLDTDDEVSGSPPVPQGEHFRSQQAAAMAYYKFQNSDNPYCYPMATSNPHNPSTTTSQRYTYPYHMGPYQMAPPNGVYPGPAVGQFCGSYRGAGYSQPGAGGGLPFEEVEQQARGELGRLLRAADAQELQLSNLLSRDRVSADGLDRMAQLRADLLGLYEQVILTDIELSDSQNVDQALWKHVFYQVIERFRQLLKDPTFDNTPHIRNMLLTLLDEGALFFDALLQKLQTVYQFKLEDYMDGMAIRARPLRKTVKYALISAQRCMICQGDIARYREQASDSANYGKARSWYLKAQQIAPKNGRPYNQLALLAVYTKRKLDAVYYYMRSLAASNPILTAKESLMSLFEEAKRKTEQLERRRRQECEGGSRGPAVRGRGRGEEGARMEIWIRPSGQAATPSSQRGGSESSRDSEQDGELSSLSASDLNKRFILSFLHAHGKLFTKVGMESFPGVASRVLQEFRTLLQHGPSLLGSTHMLQIITINMFTIHNAQCRGEEEEVRSVLQEQSTALGLGMFALLVQRCTELLRDIPAEPVSMADGEEEGKGEELEGMVKVSAFPLDLRELLPSIKVWSDWMLGHPDQWNPPPCNIDCSPDVWQCLADLCNVLARVDHGEVPLYKVDSDEVEGDEELTVLQLKEDRLLAGFVPLLAAPQEPCYIDKHTDMAIAADCKRVTVLKYFLEALCGQEEPLLAFKGGKYISVATSPPSNHSMDTRSRQDSLTEKEADDVIVEAESSLSTSEGEEDVEEAGDSENDIRQLKARRHALANKLAQQQKRRDKIQAVLQTGGQLELEVRPLFLVPDTNGFIDHLGGLKKLLQCGTYIIVVPLIVITELDGLAKGQDNFGGGLGSGGRSTGSRSNYNVSAAHVRAVQEKARLAVVFLEKGFESREPCLRALTSRGNQLESIAFRSEDTSGQQGNNDDVILSCCLHYCKDKAKDFMPDQRNGTVRLQREVVLLTDDRNLRVKALTRNVPVRDIPAFLSWAKVG